The Brachypodium distachyon strain Bd21 chromosome 4, Brachypodium_distachyon_v3.0, whole genome shotgun sequence nucleotide sequence GATTTTATAGCCAGGTAAATCGTCATTTTGTCTACCAAAAGTAATTAAATGACTAGCCATATGTAATGACAGAAAcatcatatattttttcagcTTCCATTTATATTGAGATTTATGCTATGAAAAACTTTTACATGGAAAATGTAGaagttttttaaaatttctttgTCTATATTCATCGTGTTTCTGTATAAATCAAGACGAGATATAATATTTGTCTATTTATCAAAATGGTTTAGATTGTTAAATGCATTGCATCCAGCTGCGAATGATAGCATAAAAATTGCCAGTGCCATGTTTGAGCCTGAAGGAAAATCAATCCTGTTGACATGGCACTGATGAGTTTTTTGAGCTAAGAGGGCTTTGCTACTCGTTTGGGGAATCTTAGGGTATGGTATTAGTGTTGGACATGCGGCTTCGGAGCCTACAGAAGTTTTAGCATGTTTTGTTTCCTCACTTGCTCAGATTTTATGTTCCTTGGTATGATTGGTCTTCAAATTGTAATCATGTTTCCACATTCTATTTATACTTGCTATCTCCCAATTCTGCGCTGTTCTTTGCATATAATGCAAATCAATTTTTGTTACACTAATATGATACAATTTCTCTATAGTTTATGAATAAGGTGCTTTATGCAAAAGAGGGAGCAAAGAATATCATGGATAACATGTTCTATTATTTTCCATGGGAAGTCAAGCTTGAGATAGATGGATCCAACATTGAAATTCCTCAGGTAAAAGTCGATCGCATTTTCTTATCTGTCCTGTCTTATGTATTTAAGTGAGCAGACAACCTTGTACTGGTGTATCTTCAAAACATAATAAACAAGAACTGAGGTGTACACAATACTGATGAATTTGATTTGTTAAGACAGTCACtgatttttataaataacatatctagtactccctccgatccatattagttgtctcaaatttgcctaaatatggatgtatctatgcctaaaaagtgcctagatacatgtaatattttgacaattaatatggatcggagggagtatcccCTTTGGATGTACTGTAGAAGCATATCCTGATTAGACTGCCCACCACGTGGCAAGTGTGGTTAGCTATctcaaaattgaaaagaaaagattggACCATTCCTCGTTCCTTATTTGTTTAATTCGTTCCATCACAGGACACTGAAGGTATTCTTGTTACCAACATCCCGAGCTATATGGGAGGGGTCGACCTGTGGAAGAACGAGGATAGTATCTCTGACACTTTCCAACCTCAATCCATGCATGACAAGATGCTGGAAGTAGTCAGCTTCACAGGAATGCTGCATCTTGGAAGGCTACAGGTGTGGAAAAAGAAGAATTTTTATGTTTAGACTCATGTTTTCAATATATGTCGAGTATGGACTGCGTATTGATAATCTTGCTCTAGGTAGGGCTTTCTCGCGCACAAAGGTTGGCTCAAGGGTATCATATAAAGATTGAGATCACTACAACAATGCCCATCCAAGTCGATGGAGAGCCATGGTCCCAGGAGCCATGCACCATAGAAGTTTCTCATCATGCACAGGTTCTTCTCTTCCCCATTTTATACATTTAACCACATTTTGTTCTTCCCTGGCTTACACACATAATTTCTCTTCGGAAGGCCTTCATGCTGAAGAGAGTTTCTGAAGAACCTATCAGCCACGCTGCGTCCATAATGGCTGACATTCTGGAGAACGCAGAGAACAGCGGTACCATCTCAGCCTCGCAGAAGAGCGCTCTCCTCCAGGAGATAGCGTCTAGGCTTTTGTAGGACACTCCGTGCAACACGATCGTGTGTAGCTCCGTAGTTCACCCTATAGCTTTTAACCAATGCTTGGTCCCATTTGTTGTACATACAAATATACACTCATGGCTTCCTTCCTTGGATTGAGCTTGTGTATAATTCTGTAAAATTTTGTAGGGCTTGAGATGAGTGTATGTAGTTGCTTGGGTTGAGCACCAGGAGAAAAACCATGTCCTGTGCTTAGTTCTTGCTTTCAGGGTGATCCTGGGAAGTGTGTTCTAATCAGTCGTCTGTCTGGCTTGTAACGGTGCTGATTTGGTGTGCTGTGTTGCAATACTAATGTGAGCCGCGGTTCTTACGCGAGTTTTCCAGTATGCGATTGTTACTGGTTTTTAAGGGGGTTCTTCCCAGTGTTGCTCAATAGTATGCTGCAACCCGAATTGTTTAAGTTGACGAAAAGTGGAAGCTATCAGGTCGAGCAGGGCCTCAGAGATAGTCGTTATGAGAGTAACTTGCGTGGTTGCAGACATCAGCCCGTCTAGCTCAGTTGGTAGAGCGCAAGGCTCTTAACCTTGTGGTCGTGGGTTCgagccccacggtgggcgaaGTTAGTTTTGTCTTCTTTagcaaatttcaaattcttcttTGGGTGAACTATTTTTCTGTCTTCCTGGTGAGCATTGAACGGTTCAAATCTTTTGAAGTGTGTATAAATACGTTGCATCTTAAATTTGCTTCGAAATAATACGAGTAAACTCCAAAAAAAGCTTGTTGTATAAGATGTTTTCGTAGATGGCAGTGTTTTCGCGGGCCTAAATTATTGATCGAGGGAGTATACGAAAGAccctaaaataaaaataaatactccgtaaaataataatattgttACCATTGAGGCAAAGAGTGCGCCAGTAGATGGCATCCGAACAATAACATGAATATCTGCTGCACAAAAACTTGATATTTGATTACATCCACGTATGAGGCAAATACATGAATTCTGAGATTCCGGATGAGGTGCATGAAGAAGCCATTCCATGAATACACATATTCGTGGTATCAATGCAGGAAGGAGCCAAAAAATCGAGAAATTAAGTCGAGTCAACGCGCACCTCATCTATTCCCTCCTTGGTCCACAATCAGAGTCACTCCCCTAGCACTCGCTTCTACTGTCACTGCCGGTTCCTTCGCTCTGACACCGCGCAGCCAGTGCACGCGACGAGCTTCGCCGCAAGATCAACCGCCGACGCCCGCGTCGTCCGACCCGAAGAACACCAGCTTGCTGCTGCGTGCCCCGCCACCGGCGTCGCTGCCGCACTTGCCGGGCGGGCCGAGCACAGTTGGCAGCCGCCCTCTCTCTTCCTGTACGTGTCCCACACAAGCAGCCTGCCGTCTGCCCGTCTCCATGCCGGCGTGTTCGCGTACCCCATCGACGGCAGGGATCTCCGCGAGATCCAACTGGGCGGGCTCGACATAAACGGGGGTCTGGCTGGTGGCGCATTCCCGGTCGCGCACTACCTGTTCGACCAAAGGTCCAAAGGGCAGACAACGGCCAACCTGAATGAAAAGGAGGCGAGGTGGCATGCACACCGGTAAGAAGAAACCACTTTGACTCGCGTCCATTCTACATCAATAAAACACGCCTAATCACCCTTGCGTGTGATTTAACCTTGTTTTGAAACATTATGAGCAAGGGTGGGTGATTTTGATATTAAAACACAACTTTTTTAGACCTTATTTTCAGAGTTCATTTACATTCAGAAGCTTATATTGTGACATCATGAAAGAAAGATGTACGTCATAGAAATCTAGATCAGATGTTCTGATAGTACGTGTGACCATACATGTAACTTCTAAACAATATGGTGTCATGTTTCTCATGTAGAGCAAAAGAGTACAGAGCATGTTTTTCAGACGTTCCACAAAAATATTGAAGAGCTCTTTTACTGTCACCAGACTACTATGGATCATCCATTTTCTTGAACCCCttctgagaaaaaaaacattcataTGAATCTAGGAGGAAAATATGATTTAAATTTTTCttgtgcaatttttttatttttcatgtttttttcaGGGACTAAAAACACTGAGACGTAGGTACTTTTTTAGGGTTGTTTGCTTACTCATATGAGTGTTTACACTGTCTTGCACTTTATTGTGTTTTGATATCAGTACTATCAGTTTGGTGGGGATATGAAAATAAAGGCGTTTATGTCCTTTCATTTGTCACTGTTAGCTAGTGCCATACATTCATATTAATTTCGGCAAGGAAACCATGCCGGCGGTCCAGGGAAACCCCTGTGAGCGCTGTCGGCCACAGGCAGCACCTTCCCTCAGACGCCAGGGCAGGACCATTTCACTAAGGGGTCGGAGTTTGTCATCAGGCGTCACTCTGGTACCGGTAGCACTCTCCAGTGGCTTCGCAGCACTCTCCCATGCTGCCTGTGGCTGAAAAGATGGCCGTCTCCTTCCTCCAGGCAGGCGTGTCCCCCCACTCCATCGGCAGCACGCTCAAGCCAGGATGAAATGCATGGTGTGTATCGGGATCCACATCTGCAGCGGGGTTGGGCAGATTAGCGGGATCTACAAAGTCATAGATTTACTCATCTTGTTTTATTCTCGTATTTAGGAATAGTAGTTCCACGTTGTTGTACATTGTCCAGTCTGTGCTTATTTTCTAAAACATGCTAAAATTAACCATTTGTAGAGACATCCACCGGGTAATGATGGATGCAGCTGGACCATGGCCCGTCGACACCGGGGGTTGGTTTGATGCATACCCACACGGCGGTGCTGCACTTGTACCCTGCTCCGAATCCAATCATCCACACCCTGTCGCCTTTTCTCATTCGACCCTTAGCCTCAATATATGCAAACTCGTACCACACAGATGCACTTGACTGGTTCCCAAACCGATGTAGTGTCATGCGTGACGGTTCAACTTGCTCATCTGATAGATTTAGACTGTGTTGTATTGAGCTGATCACAGCCGGTCCACCCACGTGAATGCAAAAGTGCTCAAACACCATACGGAAGTCAGGGATGTATGGCCTCTTCCTCCCATGGAGTGCCTTCCTCACaatggagaagagaagaaacctGAGCAGCTCTGAGGCTGGTAGGACAAGTGGGCCGATTGCAGTGATGTGGGCCTTGAGCGCATCTCCGGCGATGGCCATGAGGTTCTTTGATAGTGTGACCCCTTGATTTCCTTCGTCATCTTCCTCTTGATACACACACTTGTAGGCACTGTCATCCGCAGCGGTGGTCGTCCGCACAACATGCGCTAGCCGGAACCGAGCCTTGGACCTAGAACTCGACAAGAGCTTGGCGGTACCACCCATGCGGAACAAAATGTTAAATAACTGCATGGAACGGTTGTTCCCCACATAATGGTTTGAACCAAGGGTTTCCGTCGACACCACCAGCGCATGCGATCCCCAGGGAATGACTTGTAGGATGTTCCTTGCGAGTCCTACTGCAGTCACCCCTGCACTGCACCCCATTCCAGAGAGGTTGATGACACGTATGTCACCTCGAAACTTGTACCTGTTCACGATCCCATCAGCGATGGACGGCACTGGGCAAAAGATGCCGCAGTTGGTGATCAGCACGTCGATCGCATCATGGCTGATGCATGTCTTGGCCAATAGGTCGTCGATCGCAGAGAAAACGACCAGCTCTGCCTCAGTGCGGGCTTCATCTAGACAACAGTCAGGCTCTACATATTTAAATGCAGGTGGCGGGCATGTCTCTTCGCCCAAGCTGGAGCGCTCAAGCATACGCGCTATGAAGCTAACAGTAGATTTGCGAAGGAATGGCGAGAGGTGCGCATGCTCGAGGAAGCAGGCCTTTGGGGTTCGAAAGTTGGAGCTAGGTTGGAAGCAAGTGTAGTCAACAAGGTAGACTGTTCTAGGACGGTGTATGAGATAGATAGTAACCGTGGCAGACAGAAGAATGGCTGACGTGAGTAGATGGATAGGGCGGAGAACACGGAGTTGGGAGAGAAGCTCGTCTACATGGGCAAATTTGTGTGCATCCTGTAGGAGGAGGATGGGTATTCCTAGTGTCATGGTGGTGGCAATGAGCACGAACTTGTTGGCAGCCAGATAGTATAGCGGTTTGGGGCACTTGAGATGATGCAGCAAGGCCATGCTGTTGGTCCCTGCCGAGGTGACTGCTGAGGGAGTGAGGAGGATCAGTGGGATTCTTATATTGAAATGGTAGGCGTCgccagtactccctccattccaaaacgcagctcatatagatttgtgcacttggaccaaggcagctctcgtttctagtgcctgaccactcatattagATTAAGAGTAAATGGATGTGactagttattggccgggtgtgggtaccaagagaaaaacgaGGTGtgttgtggaacaaatgagaaaaatctatatgagttgtgttttggaacggagggagtacatctttCTTTTGGAACCTTAATCTTTCATTGTTGTATCTACATTCAGTAGTTTATATTACAAAACACCATGGCAGAAATATGTCATCATCGCATGTCTAGATCAAACAAGGTTTCTGATTGTAAGTGAGACCACACATGTTAGTTTCTGGACAATCTGGTTTGGTACCATGTTTTTCATGTAGCACAAGAGCATGGTAGCCATTGTTTTCACGTGACACAGCACAGGAGCACTCtcatcttctatatctaagtaggagaaaCCCACTACTtaatttctctcaacatgcaatcatgccacatcatcacatcattaatgtgttcacacctatttagtaaaaactcatattttttgcacatgcgtGTAAGTTATTTCACATCAAGTTTCTACAATACAATTTCAtcatatgttttcaattttggatAATCTTTCGTTGCTAAACAATTTGACTCAGATATGTTAACTAAAagtttccgcaacaacgtgcggggcatcGTTTAGTTCAGATAACGAAGCAGACGTTGAACATGAATATTGAAGAGCTCTTTTGCTGTTATCACTTACCACTGACTAGCATAGACCATCTACTTTCATGAACCTCTTCTGAGAAAACAAAGTTTGTATAAATCTCTGAATTTTTTGATGAAATAGGAATTATTctagttcaaaattttgttttctaattGAATATTGTTATTTCAAGGACTAAAGAGATAAGAATCTTTGCACTTCATTGTGCTTAGAGATCTGTGCTATCAGATTGGTAGTGATATGAAACTAAACACATTTATGTCCTTCCACTTGAGTCCCTGTTGCTGTGGGTTGGAGccatacattcatatttgttaCTGGAACAGTTTCTGGCCATCCTCGGAGTGTGTGTCTCTAACTGTCAGCTGCATCAGATCTAAGTGCAATTATGTAGATCTCAAAGTATCTTTACCCTTCTATGGCGACATCTGATAAATATTATCGCAAGGCTACACTGAAGATTGCAGGTTCAGAATTCAGCACTTCAATATCCGACAAGTCTGTGATGGTGCTATTTATGATCGCTTCACAATCTCGAATTACGGAGATGTTTTCGCTTGCTCCATTGACG carries:
- the LOC100834973 gene encoding 3-ketoacyl-CoA synthase 6 gives rise to the protein MALLHHLKCPKPLYYLAANKFVLIATTMTLGIPILLLQDAHKFAHVDELLSQLRVLRPIHLLTSAILLSATVTIYLIHRPRTVYLVDYTCFQPSSNFRTPKACFLEHAHLSPFLRKSTVSFIARMLERSSLGEETCPPPAFKYVEPDCCLDEARTEAELVVFSAIDDLLAKTCISHDAIDVLITNCGIFCPVPSIADGIVNRYKFRGDIRVINLSGMGCSAGVTAVGLARNILQVIPWGSHALVVSTETLGSNHYVGNNRSMQLFNILFRMGGTAKLLSSSRSKARFRLAHVVRTTTAADDSAYKCVYQEEDDEGNQGVTLSKNLMAIAGDALKAHITAIGPLVLPASELLRFLLFSIVRKALHGRKRPYIPDFRMVFEHFCIHVGGPAVISSIQHSLNLSDEQVEPSRMTLHRFGNQSSASVWYEFAYIEAKGRMRKGDRVWMIGFGAGYKCSTAVWVCIKPTPGVDGPWSSCIHHYPVDVSTNG